The DNA region GGGGAATGCCGAACTCCCCCAGGCTTCCATTGCCCCGGGTCGAGGCCGAGCTCTCCGCCACGCCCCTGAACGAGCGCCCCCTGACCGCAGACGAGGCCGAGCGGACCGCGAAGGCGTTCCACGTCCTCGCCCATCCGATCCGCCTCCAGCTCCTGTCCACGATCGCCTCGTTCGAGGAGGGGCAGCCGTGCGTCTGCGCCATCTCCGACGTGGGCGTGTCGGGTCCGACCGTGTCGCACCACCTGAAGAAGCTCAAGGAGGCCGGCCTGCTCTCCTCCGAGCGACGCGGCACCTGGGTCTACTACCGCTTCGAACCCGCCGTGCTCGCCGCCATGGGCCGCCTGCTGATCAAGGCCGCCTCGGAATGACCGCGCCGGCCGCGCCCGCCGGAAGGAGCGGGACGGCCGGGAGCGCACGGCACCGCGACTACCGCCGCGTGGGCACGTGGGCCGGGGCGGCGAACTTCCTGCGCCAGGCCAGCGACACGTAGACGAGCGCGACCAGGACGGGGACCTCGATGAGCGGGCCGACGACGCCGGACAGGGCCTGACCGCTGGTGACGCCGAAGGTGGCGATGGCGACGGCGATGGCGAGCTCGAAGTTGTTGCCGGCGGCGGTGAAGGCGAGGGTGGCGGTGCGGTCGTAGTGCAGGCCGATCGCCTTGCCGAGGGCGAAGGTGCCGAACCACATCACGGCGAAGTACACGAGGAGCGGAAGCGCAATGCGGGCCACGTCGAGGGGCTGCGAGGTGATCGTCTTCCCCTGTAGAGCGAAGAGGATGACGATCGTGAACAGCAGCCCGTACAGGGCCCAGGGGCCGATCTTCGGCAGGAACTTCACCTCGTAGGACTCCCGGCCGAGCCTCTTCTCGCCGATGCGGCGGGTGAGGAAGCCGGCGAGCAGCGGGATGCCGAGGAAGATGACGACGTTGAGGGCGATCTTCCACATGGAGATGTCGAGGGTCTCGCCCTCGCCGAGGCCCAGCCACCCGGGCAGGATGTCGAGGTAGAACCAGCCCAGCAGGCCGAAGGCCAGGACCTGGAAGACGCTGTTGAGGGCGACGAGGACGGCGGCGGCCTCGCGGTCTCCGCAGGCGAGGTCGTTCCAGATGATCACCATGGCGATGCAGCGGGCGAGGCCCACGATGATCAGGCCGGTGCGGTACTCGGGCAGGTCCGCCAGGAAGATCCAGGCAAGGGCGAACATGACCGCGGGGCCGAGGACCCAGTTGATCACCAGCGACGAGACCATCAGCTTGCGGTCGCCGGTGACGGTGTCGAGCTTGTCGTAGCGGACCTTCGCGAGCACCGGATACATCATGATCAGCAGGCCGACCGCGATCGGCAGCGAGACACCGCCGACCTCGACCTTCGCCAGAGCATCGTTCAGCCCCGGGATCAGCCGGCCGAGCCCCAGGCCGAGCGCCATGGCGAGCAGGATCCAGACGGCGAGGAAGCGGTCGAGCGTCGACAGCTTCGCGACCACCGACTGTTCTTCGGCAGCGGTCACGGGAGCGGGTGGAGTCACGGACAGGCCCTCTTGTTCTCGGCGGCGTTACGGGCGGACTCGGCCAGCTCGGCCAACTGGCCGGCGAGCTGCTCGATGACGTCCGGCTTGAGCCGGTAGTACGTGAACCGGCCGCAGGGCTCGGTCTCGACGACCCCGGCCTCGCGCAGGACTCTCAGGTGGTTGGAGAGGTTGGTCTGCTTGGCACCGGTCTCCTCCACGAGGTGGGTGGTGCACAGCGTCTCGCGGGCTAGCAGGGTCACGATCCGGAGGCGCAGGGGGTCGCCCAGCACCCGAATCAGATCAGTGTCGACTGACGTCATCATGGACTGATACTCTCACATCAGTCGACACTGACACCAGTTCGTACTGACATCTTGGGCTGACTTATGGCCGTCGAAGGAGGCCCCTGCCATGACCGCCTCCTCGCAGCCGGCCGCCTGCGGCCATCACGGCCCGGCCGGACCGTTACCCGACCTGCCGGACACCGGCGTCGCCGTGCGTCCGCAGCGGCCTCGACACCCGCGTCACCGCACTGCCATGCCACCGGCCTCGGCACGTGATCCCTTGCACGACCGCACCAAAGGAACGCCCTCATGCCTGCCTCGCTCGCCTCCGTCCTGTTCGTCTGCGTCCACAACGCCGGCCGTTCCCAGATGGCCGCCGGATTCCTCTCCGACCGCGCCGGCGACCGCATCGAGGTCCGCTCCGCGGGCTCCCTCCCCGCCGATCAGATCAACCCGGCCGCCGTGGAAGCCATGGCCGAACTCGGCATCGACATCGCCGGCCAGGCCCCCAAGATCCTCACCACCGAGGCCGTCCAGGCGTCCGACTACGTCATCACCATGGGCTGCGGCGACGCCTGCCCGATCTTCCCCGGCAAGAAGTACCTCAACTGGGAGCTGGAAGACCCCGACGGCAAGAGCGTCGAGGCCGTCCGTCCCATCCGCGACGAGATCAGGACCCGCATCGAGTCCCTGATCGCCGAGATCGACGCCACGCAGGAGGCATGACCCCGTGACCGACACCCCCGCCGCCACCGACGACGTCCGCGAGGTCATCGTCATAGGCTCCGGCCCCGCCGGATACACCGCCGCGCTCTACACGGCCCGCGCCCAGCTCAAGCCGCTGCTCTTCGGCAGCTCGATCTTCGTCGGCGGCTCGCTCACCACGACCACCGAGGTCGAGAACTTCCCCGGCTTCCCGACCGGCATCGACGGCCCCGACCTCATGGACAACATGCGGGCCCAGGCCGAGAAGTTCGGCGCCGAGATGATCGACGACGACATCGTCGAGGTGGACCTCACCGGCGACATCAAGCGGCTGACCGACTCCGCCGGCACCGTCCACCGCGCGAAGACCGTGATCATCGCCACCGGCTCCGGCTACCGCAAGCTCGGCCTCCCCAAGGAGGACGAACTGTCCGGCCGCGGGGTGTCCTGGTGCGCCACCTGCGACGGGTTCTTCTTCCGCGACCGCGACATCGTCGTGGTCGGCGGCGGCGACACCGCCATGGAGGAAGCCACCTTCCTCACCCGCTTCGCCCGCTCCGTCACCGTCGTCCACCGCCGCTCCACCCTGCGCGCCTCCCAGGTCATGCAGAACCGCGCGTTCGCCGACGACAAGATCTCCTTCGCCTTCGACAGCGAGATCGCCGAACTCAAGGAAGAGAACGGCATGCTCGCCGGCGTCGTCCTCCGCGATGTCATCACCGGCAAGACCCGCGACCTCGACGCCACCGGCCTGTTCATCGCCATCGGCCACGACCCGCGCACCGAACTCTTCACCAGCCAGATCGACCTCGACAGCGAGGGCTACATCAAGGTGGAGTCCCCCTCGACGCGCACGAACCTCCCCGGCGTCTTCGCCGCCGGCGACGTCGTCGACCACACCTACCGCCAGGCCATCACCGCCGCCGCCAGCGGCTGCCAGGCCGCCCTCGACACCGAACGCCACCTGGCGGCGCTGGCGCACACCGGCCGGTGACGATCCGGACCGAACGTCATTCGGGACGCAGAGGTCGTGGGTTCAAATCCCGCCACCCCGACAGCCGCAAGACCAGGTCAGGGGCCTGAGCCGAGACATCGGATCAGGCCCCTGAGTGGTTTCCGGGGTGAATCGCCGAGGCGAGTCTCCAGAGGCGGGGGCCGACCCGGGGCGTGGGCGGGTCGGGTCGGGTCGGCTTTCGCTCTGGTCAGTGCAGGTTGATGGTCCGGAGGGCCGTGGGGAGGTCCGCGCGGTAGGGGATCAGGCCGAAACGGCGGTGTCTGATGGTGGCGGCGACGGTCACGTGGGCCTGGACGGGGGCGCCGGCGGCGGCTTTGACGATCATCGTGAAGGTCTCGTCGCCGATGAGGGGGCGGCGGCCCGTCGCCTGGAGGCGCCACTCGGGGTCGCTGTCCCTTTCCCCCATTCCGATGACGGAGATGTCCTCACGGCCCTGGCCCGGTGTGAGTTCGAGGGTGGTCTCGACGATCGCGAGACTGGCGCTGAGCGCGATGGAGCCGGACCGTTCGACCGGGTGGGAGCGCTTCTTGGGGGAGATCGACCAGGCGATCGGCTGTCGGTCGGCGGGCTCGTAGGGGGACTCCAGGAGGACGCCGACCGCCGCGTCGGCGAACGGATCGCCGTTCCCCGGGGGGCGGAACGCGCAGGTGAGGCTGAGGAGGAAGTAGGCGCTGTGCGGCGCTT from Streptomyces fradiae includes:
- a CDS encoding arsenate reductase ArsC — translated: MPASLASVLFVCVHNAGRSQMAAGFLSDRAGDRIEVRSAGSLPADQINPAAVEAMAELGIDIAGQAPKILTTEAVQASDYVITMGCGDACPIFPGKKYLNWELEDPDGKSVEAVRPIRDEIRTRIESLIAEIDATQEA
- the arsB gene encoding ACR3 family arsenite efflux transporter; this translates as MSVTPPAPVTAAEEQSVVAKLSTLDRFLAVWILLAMALGLGLGRLIPGLNDALAKVEVGGVSLPIAVGLLIMMYPVLAKVRYDKLDTVTGDRKLMVSSLVINWVLGPAVMFALAWIFLADLPEYRTGLIIVGLARCIAMVIIWNDLACGDREAAAVLVALNSVFQVLAFGLLGWFYLDILPGWLGLGEGETLDISMWKIALNVVIFLGIPLLAGFLTRRIGEKRLGRESYEVKFLPKIGPWALYGLLFTIVILFALQGKTITSQPLDVARIALPLLVYFAVMWFGTFALGKAIGLHYDRTATLAFTAAGNNFELAIAVAIATFGVTSGQALSGVVGPLIEVPVLVALVYVSLAWRRKFAAPAHVPTRR
- a CDS encoding ArsR/SmtB family transcription factor; this encodes MPNSPRLPLPRVEAELSATPLNERPLTADEAERTAKAFHVLAHPIRLQLLSTIASFEEGQPCVCAISDVGVSGPTVSHHLKKLKEAGLLSSERRGTWVYYRFEPAVLAAMGRLLIKAASE
- a CDS encoding helix-turn-helix transcriptional regulator, which gives rise to MMTSVDTDLIRVLGDPLRLRIVTLLARETLCTTHLVEETGAKQTNLSNHLRVLREAGVVETEPCGRFTYYRLKPDVIEQLAGQLAELAESARNAAENKRACP
- the trxB gene encoding thioredoxin-disulfide reductase, whose translation is MTDTPAATDDVREVIVIGSGPAGYTAALYTARAQLKPLLFGSSIFVGGSLTTTTEVENFPGFPTGIDGPDLMDNMRAQAEKFGAEMIDDDIVEVDLTGDIKRLTDSAGTVHRAKTVIIATGSGYRKLGLPKEDELSGRGVSWCATCDGFFFRDRDIVVVGGGDTAMEEATFLTRFARSVTVVHRRSTLRASQVMQNRAFADDKISFAFDSEIAELKEENGMLAGVVLRDVITGKTRDLDATGLFIAIGHDPRTELFTSQIDLDSEGYIKVESPSTRTNLPGVFAAGDVVDHTYRQAITAAASGCQAALDTERHLAALAHTGR